The Primulina tabacum isolate GXHZ01 chromosome 1, ASM2559414v2, whole genome shotgun sequence genome contains the following window.
TAGCCCAAGCAGGCCTGTTTTTGGGCAATATTAAAAAACATATGAAAAGctttaatatatttttgtcCACATGTaagttgtattttgttatattccCACAATTTAACACAGAAAGAAACACGAGAACAGATCAAGAACACAAAACAGGTGTCCCCCTCTATGCATTTTATTGCCTTTCCTATTTTTTTCTAGTGTAAACCAATTTGATGCCTGGGCTTTTCTTTAATGGGTCTCAATTCATTTGgatccataaaatattttttgggccaaaaaaatttcttcaaaaataaAGAAGGAAACAATAATACGTTTTCCTTTTTCAAATAAGCGCATCATTTACAGTAAAGCACACACGATGCTGTTAAAGGTGCCCGGTGCCCCTCAGGTGCGAGGTTCAGCCAGACCTGGAGACACCCCAGGCTCAATGATATTGAAGAGGTGCTGATCAGGTCAGGCGTGAGAAGCTGCATAAATTTCCTGttcattattttctttttttcaatGTTCAGGATTTGAATAGTAAACTACTTCCCATAGCAGCCCTCCCTTGACCACGACCCTGCAACCAAAATCCATCGTCCGGAAACTTTGGCAATGGCGATGGCTACTAGCGACTCCAGTGAGTTTTAGGCGTTGAAGGATGATTATAGctcttttttcatttatttcatatttatagaAAATTCCTAACTATTGTGTTAGTCAAAATtcattcatttatcatttaacttcacatttttgcaaattatttgtgttttattgacttgaattatgatttttgggtaaaattcATGCCTATTAATCTTAATTTAGTGGCTTGGTTCTTCATTTGAGGTTTACAAATCCTTGTTTATAACTAATTATCAGTTTATTGCTGAATTTAAAGTTAATGCACTAtgtttgaatatgattcataatcattcaatataaaatttatgtccTTCCATAAGTCTCATATTTGAAAAGCATGTGCCTCGGGCTCCAAGGCCACTCAATGCCTTGGTGGGCCCTACATCCTTAAGGATTATAAGCCCACGCTAAAGAGACTTCAAAGAAAAAAGAGTGAAAATATTTGACCAAAACGCAACCAGTTTCTGCCATTACTCACTCTTCACAAACCATCTGAAACTTTACTCCCAAACATTATGTCTAGAAGGCATGAAGAACAAGTAACTAGAACATGAAAGGTTGGTTATTGTTATGCATTTATGAATGTAACTAAAAGTCTAAGACCAAAGTAAGTCGGTCACCAGCAGTATCGTATAGCAGAAAGGATAATAAATATCCTAATCAATGCAAATTTTTTGGATTGGCTATCTGTTATGGATTAATTCGATCCTGTTGTATCACTTTTTCTTACATTGAGAACAGAAAGGCAGCTTTGGATCTTCCCGACTCCTAACACGAAGTTGATGTTTATCTGCCAAACTGCTATAATATTTTTCAGTAAAATGGATAAAAAACCAGAAAATTTGGGAAGTTGCCAACTTAACACTGTAATCAATAGAACCAACTACTCTCTCTCTCCTTTGGTCCTTCGGACATCAAAAAGAACATTCAAAGAAGTTCTAGGAGAATATATATAGTCTTGGTGAACAAAGCAAGGACCACAAAAAACTGTTGTAGTGTTGGCAGATAAGATGATCGAACCCTGCCCATTTACATAATGCACAAAAAGATGTCATTATGGAGTTCTTTTTTAGTGTAACAAGGTGAATACTCTGCCTTGAGGCAAGGAATTAGTATCTATAAACCAACTTTCTCCATGCCAAATATGTTACAAGAGAATAGCAACTAAATTACTACAAAATAACGAGAATTTCAATCAAAACAAGCCAAACATAAACAAATAATATGAGCCATACCTGAGAACTTTTAACTTCAGTCTTGAATTTAGACAAATTGGATTCCTGAGCCATCTCATTCTACAAAAAGAAAGTATTGCACTCCTCACAAACACATAGGCAGGTAATAAATAGTTTTTCAtccacaaaagcaataaaaataaaCCGTGGAATTTAAGAGGAACACCAAAATAACAAAGCGAGGGGCTCACTTGCTGCATTTGACCTTTGGAGACAAAGGAATGAGAAACATTCTCCAAGCTGTCGTTCAGGACTTCCGTCATAGCCGCGGTTATAGCCTCAGCTTGCTTGGACGGCAAGCCTTGCGCCTCCAATCTCCTCACCTGATCGAATCAACCAACCAATCAATTAATTAGGTCAAATACATCCAAAATGGGACAAAAATCACACCTCACGACAACATATAGAAAAacgtaaaaaaaaaacaagtattCAAATTACAAGAGCCAAAGTATCCACGAGGAAAAGACGTTTCCCATTGGATTTAAGAAGCTCGGACATCTGCCTTGATTCAAACCGGCGGCTCGAGCAGAACAACTGGATTCTGCTGGTTCCGGCCCCCAACTGCACGGCACGCCTACAAGCCGCCGCCGCcatcaaataaacaatacagCCA
Protein-coding sequences here:
- the LOC142534101 gene encoding protein FMP32, mitochondrial-like isoform X1; this translates as MAAAACRRAVQLGAGTSRIQLFCSSRRFESRQMSELLKSNGKRLFLVDTLALVRRLEAQGLPSKQAEAITAAMTEVLNDSLENVSHSFVSKGQMQQNEMAQESNLSKFKTEVKSSQDHHFSLLQHETEKLKSDIEKMRSELRYEVDKVTAGQRLDLNLERGRIRDELNNQNQETTNLTNKLDREIHALRAQLEAAKYDVIKYCIGTLASVSAVGLAVIRILM